One genomic segment of Vulpes vulpes isolate BD-2025 chromosome 2, VulVul3, whole genome shotgun sequence includes these proteins:
- the RAB11FIP4 gene encoding rab11 family-interacting protein 4 isoform X3 produces the protein MLLEEKGSEVPGPTFADGELLPRGPGFFPEDEEEAMTLAPAEGPPESDTDSPMESTQSLEGSLAEEKDGGLGGLFLPEDKSLGHAPSMTTSDLSTHSTTSLISNEEQFEDYGEGDDVDCAPSSPCPDDETRTNVYSDLGSSVSSSAGQTPRKMRHTYNSELLDVYCSQCCKKINLLNDLEARLKNLKANSPNRKISSTAFGRQLMHSSNFSSSDGSTEDLFRDSIDSCDNDITEKVSFLEKKVTELENDSLTNGDLKSKLKQENTQLVHRVHELEEMVKDQETMAEQALEEEARRHREAYSKLEREKSTEIELLNTRVQQLEEENVELRTTVTRLKAQTEKLDEERQRMSDRLEDTSLRLKDETDLYKRVMDKLRQNRLEFQKEREATQELIEDLRKELEHLQMFKLDCERPGRGRSSSSGLGEFNTRAREVELEHEVKRLKQENHKLRDQNDDLNGQILSLSLYEAKNLFATQTKAQSLAAEIDTASRDELMEALKEQEEINFRLRQYMDKIILAILDHNPSILEIKH, from the exons GGCAGCGAGGTGCCAGGACCTACCTTCGCTGATGGCGAGCTCCTCCCCAGGGGCCCCGGCTTCTTCCCCGAGGACGAGGAGGAGGCTATGACACTGGCCCCTGCTGAAGGCCCCCCAGAGTCAGACACGGACAGCCCGATGGAGAGCACCCAGAGCCTGGAGGGGTCGCTTGCTGAAGAGAAGGATGGAGGGCTCGGGGGCCTGTTCCTGCCAGAAGACAA GTCCCTGGGCCATGCTCCATCCATGACCACGTCAGACCTCTCCACACACTCCACCACCTCGCTTATCAGCAACGAGGAGCAGTTTGAAGACTATGGGGAGGGGGACGATGTGGACTgtgcccccagcagcccctgccccgATGACGAGACCAGGACCAATGTCTACTCAGACCTGGGATCTTCAGTGTCTTCCAG TGCGGGGCAGACCCCAAGGAAAATGCGGCACACCTACAACAGTGAATTGCTGGATGTTTACTGCTCTCAGTGTTGCAAGAAAATCAACCTGCTGAATGACTTGGAAGCCCGGCTGAAAAACCTGAAGGCCAACAG ccCTAACCGGAAGATCTCTAGCACAGCTTTCGGACG GCAGCTCATGCATAGCAGCAACTTCAGTAGCAGCGATGGTAGCACCGAGGACCTGTTCCGAGACAGCATTGACTCTTGTGACAATGACATCACCGAGAAG GTGAGCTTCCTGGAAAAAAAGGTGACCGAACTAGAGAATGACAGCCTGACCAACGGAGACCTGAAAAGCAAACTGAAGCAGGAGAACACACAGCTGGTGCACAG GGTGCATGAGCTGGAGGAGATGGTGAAAGATCAGGAGACCATGGCTGAgcaggccctggaggaggaggcacgACGACACCGTGAAGCCTATAGCaagctggagagagagaagagcacgGAGATCGAGCTGCTCAACACCAG AGTGCAGCAGCTAGAGGAGGAAAATGTGGAGCTCAGAACAACAGTGACCCGGCTCAAGGCACAGACAGAGAAGCTGGATGAG GAGCGGCAGCGCATGTCCGACCGGCTGGAGGACACGAGCCTGCGGCTCAAGGATGAGACGGATCTGTACAAGCGCGTGATGGACAAGCTGCGGCAGAACCGCCTTGAGTTCCAGAAGGAGCGGGAGGCGACGCAGGAG CTCATCGAGGACTTGCGAAAGGAGCTGGAGCACCTGCAGATGTTCAAGCTGGACTGCGAGCGGCCGGGCAGGGGTCGCAGCTCGTCCTCTGGCCTGGGCGAGTTCAATACCAGGGCCCGCGAGGTGGAGCTGGAGCATGAGGTCAAGCGGCTCAAGCAG GAGAATCATAAGCTGCGAGATCAGAATGATGACTTGAATGGACAGATCTTGAGCCTCAGCCTCTATGAAGCAAAGAACCTCTTTGCCACCCAGACCAAAGCCCAGTCTCTGGCTGCAGAAATAGACACAGCCTCTCGCGATGAG CTCATGGAAGCCCTAAAGGAACAGGAGGAGATCAACTTCCGGCTGAGGCAGTACATGGACAAGATAATCCTGGCCATCCTGGACCACAACCCCTCCATCCTTGAGATCAAACACTGA
- the RAB11FIP4 gene encoding rab11 family-interacting protein 4 isoform X2, with product MRTPPAPGGQGSEVPGPTFADGELLPRGPGFFPEDEEEAMTLAPAEGPPESDTDSPMESTQSLEGSLAEEKDGGLGGLFLPEDKSLGHAPSMTTSDLSTHSTTSLISNEEQFEDYGEGDDVDCAPSSPCPDDETRTNVYSDLGSSVSSSAGQTPRKMRHTYNSELLDVYCSQCCKKINLLNDLEARLKNLKANSPNRKISSTAFGRQLMHSSNFSSSDGSTEDLFRDSIDSCDNDITEKVSFLEKKVTELENDSLTNGDLKSKLKQENTQLVHRVHELEEMVKDQETMAEQALEEEARRHREAYSKLEREKSTEIELLNTRVQQLEEENVELRTTVTRLKAQTEKLDEERQRMSDRLEDTSLRLKDETDLYKRVMDKLRQNRLEFQKEREATQELIEDLRKELEHLQMFKLDCERPGRGRSSSSGLGEFNTRAREVELEHEVKRLKQENHKLRDQNDDLNGQILSLSLYEAKNLFATQTKAQSLAAEIDTASRDELMEALKEQEEINFRLRQYMDKIILAILDHNPSILEIKH from the exons GGCAGCGAGGTGCCAGGACCTACCTTCGCTGATGGCGAGCTCCTCCCCAGGGGCCCCGGCTTCTTCCCCGAGGACGAGGAGGAGGCTATGACACTGGCCCCTGCTGAAGGCCCCCCAGAGTCAGACACGGACAGCCCGATGGAGAGCACCCAGAGCCTGGAGGGGTCGCTTGCTGAAGAGAAGGATGGAGGGCTCGGGGGCCTGTTCCTGCCAGAAGACAA GTCCCTGGGCCATGCTCCATCCATGACCACGTCAGACCTCTCCACACACTCCACCACCTCGCTTATCAGCAACGAGGAGCAGTTTGAAGACTATGGGGAGGGGGACGATGTGGACTgtgcccccagcagcccctgccccgATGACGAGACCAGGACCAATGTCTACTCAGACCTGGGATCTTCAGTGTCTTCCAG TGCGGGGCAGACCCCAAGGAAAATGCGGCACACCTACAACAGTGAATTGCTGGATGTTTACTGCTCTCAGTGTTGCAAGAAAATCAACCTGCTGAATGACTTGGAAGCCCGGCTGAAAAACCTGAAGGCCAACAG ccCTAACCGGAAGATCTCTAGCACAGCTTTCGGACG GCAGCTCATGCATAGCAGCAACTTCAGTAGCAGCGATGGTAGCACCGAGGACCTGTTCCGAGACAGCATTGACTCTTGTGACAATGACATCACCGAGAAG GTGAGCTTCCTGGAAAAAAAGGTGACCGAACTAGAGAATGACAGCCTGACCAACGGAGACCTGAAAAGCAAACTGAAGCAGGAGAACACACAGCTGGTGCACAG GGTGCATGAGCTGGAGGAGATGGTGAAAGATCAGGAGACCATGGCTGAgcaggccctggaggaggaggcacgACGACACCGTGAAGCCTATAGCaagctggagagagagaagagcacgGAGATCGAGCTGCTCAACACCAG AGTGCAGCAGCTAGAGGAGGAAAATGTGGAGCTCAGAACAACAGTGACCCGGCTCAAGGCACAGACAGAGAAGCTGGATGAG GAGCGGCAGCGCATGTCCGACCGGCTGGAGGACACGAGCCTGCGGCTCAAGGATGAGACGGATCTGTACAAGCGCGTGATGGACAAGCTGCGGCAGAACCGCCTTGAGTTCCAGAAGGAGCGGGAGGCGACGCAGGAG CTCATCGAGGACTTGCGAAAGGAGCTGGAGCACCTGCAGATGTTCAAGCTGGACTGCGAGCGGCCGGGCAGGGGTCGCAGCTCGTCCTCTGGCCTGGGCGAGTTCAATACCAGGGCCCGCGAGGTGGAGCTGGAGCATGAGGTCAAGCGGCTCAAGCAG GAGAATCATAAGCTGCGAGATCAGAATGATGACTTGAATGGACAGATCTTGAGCCTCAGCCTCTATGAAGCAAAGAACCTCTTTGCCACCCAGACCAAAGCCCAGTCTCTGGCTGCAGAAATAGACACAGCCTCTCGCGATGAG CTCATGGAAGCCCTAAAGGAACAGGAGGAGATCAACTTCCGGCTGAGGCAGTACATGGACAAGATAATCCTGGCCATCCTGGACCACAACCCCTCCATCCTTGAGATCAAACACTGA
- the RAB11FIP4 gene encoding rab11 family-interacting protein 4 isoform X4 has product MTLAPAEGPPESDTDSPMESTQSLEGSLAEEKDGGLGGLFLPEDKSLGHAPSMTTSDLSTHSTTSLISNEEQFEDYGEGDDVDCAPSSPCPDDETRTNVYSDLGSSVSSSAGQTPRKMRHTYNSELLDVYCSQCCKKINLLNDLEARLKNLKANSPNRKISSTAFGRQLMHSSNFSSSDGSTEDLFRDSIDSCDNDITEKVSFLEKKVTELENDSLTNGDLKSKLKQENTQLVHRVHELEEMVKDQETMAEQALEEEARRHREAYSKLEREKSTEIELLNTRVQQLEEENVELRTTVTRLKAQTEKLDEERQRMSDRLEDTSLRLKDETDLYKRVMDKLRQNRLEFQKEREATQELIEDLRKELEHLQMFKLDCERPGRGRSSSSGLGEFNTRAREVELEHEVKRLKQENHKLRDQNDDLNGQILSLSLYEAKNLFATQTKAQSLAAEIDTASRDELMEALKEQEEINFRLRQYMDKIILAILDHNPSILEIKH; this is encoded by the exons ATGACACTGGCCCCTGCTGAAGGCCCCCCAGAGTCAGACACGGACAGCCCGATGGAGAGCACCCAGAGCCTGGAGGGGTCGCTTGCTGAAGAGAAGGATGGAGGGCTCGGGGGCCTGTTCCTGCCAGAAGACAA GTCCCTGGGCCATGCTCCATCCATGACCACGTCAGACCTCTCCACACACTCCACCACCTCGCTTATCAGCAACGAGGAGCAGTTTGAAGACTATGGGGAGGGGGACGATGTGGACTgtgcccccagcagcccctgccccgATGACGAGACCAGGACCAATGTCTACTCAGACCTGGGATCTTCAGTGTCTTCCAG TGCGGGGCAGACCCCAAGGAAAATGCGGCACACCTACAACAGTGAATTGCTGGATGTTTACTGCTCTCAGTGTTGCAAGAAAATCAACCTGCTGAATGACTTGGAAGCCCGGCTGAAAAACCTGAAGGCCAACAG ccCTAACCGGAAGATCTCTAGCACAGCTTTCGGACG GCAGCTCATGCATAGCAGCAACTTCAGTAGCAGCGATGGTAGCACCGAGGACCTGTTCCGAGACAGCATTGACTCTTGTGACAATGACATCACCGAGAAG GTGAGCTTCCTGGAAAAAAAGGTGACCGAACTAGAGAATGACAGCCTGACCAACGGAGACCTGAAAAGCAAACTGAAGCAGGAGAACACACAGCTGGTGCACAG GGTGCATGAGCTGGAGGAGATGGTGAAAGATCAGGAGACCATGGCTGAgcaggccctggaggaggaggcacgACGACACCGTGAAGCCTATAGCaagctggagagagagaagagcacgGAGATCGAGCTGCTCAACACCAG AGTGCAGCAGCTAGAGGAGGAAAATGTGGAGCTCAGAACAACAGTGACCCGGCTCAAGGCACAGACAGAGAAGCTGGATGAG GAGCGGCAGCGCATGTCCGACCGGCTGGAGGACACGAGCCTGCGGCTCAAGGATGAGACGGATCTGTACAAGCGCGTGATGGACAAGCTGCGGCAGAACCGCCTTGAGTTCCAGAAGGAGCGGGAGGCGACGCAGGAG CTCATCGAGGACTTGCGAAAGGAGCTGGAGCACCTGCAGATGTTCAAGCTGGACTGCGAGCGGCCGGGCAGGGGTCGCAGCTCGTCCTCTGGCCTGGGCGAGTTCAATACCAGGGCCCGCGAGGTGGAGCTGGAGCATGAGGTCAAGCGGCTCAAGCAG GAGAATCATAAGCTGCGAGATCAGAATGATGACTTGAATGGACAGATCTTGAGCCTCAGCCTCTATGAAGCAAAGAACCTCTTTGCCACCCAGACCAAAGCCCAGTCTCTGGCTGCAGAAATAGACACAGCCTCTCGCGATGAG CTCATGGAAGCCCTAAAGGAACAGGAGGAGATCAACTTCCGGCTGAGGCAGTACATGGACAAGATAATCCTGGCCATCCTGGACCACAACCCCTCCATCCTTGAGATCAAACACTGA